The sequence GTTTATCGGCCCCAATTTGCTCAATTTCGGCCTTGAGGGTTTTAATTTCCTCATCGGTACGGGTAATTTCCTCGTTGAGCGTAGCAATTTGGCGATTAACTTCATCAAGCAATTTGGCTTCAGCGCTCTGTGGCCCTGCCGGACTAGTCAAAATCAATTGTTCAGCAATTGCATTGGCAATATCGGCAGCCTGTTGCGGATCATTGGCCTCAACCGCAATATCCAAAAACTCAGTTTCTTGGACTGGACGGGTAGTGATGATCGCTGAACTTGCCATATCGCTCAAATTTAAGCGCTGCTCGACCGCCTGCATGGTTGTGCGGCTTTGGGCGATTTGGGCATAGGTTGCTACCAAGCGCTCACTTGCCACCAAACTACCATAATCGGGATTACTATTTTTGAGGGTTTGGCCGACAATCACGCGAGTACTACTAGCATAGCGCGGCGTTTGTTGGCTGCTAATGGCATACGCCGCGCCAGCAGCGACAACTGGCCCTAGCACTAAAAGCCAGAGCCAGCGTCGGAGACCAGTTATATAACGACGGATGATATTCATCGATTAAGCAACGCTCCGGCGGCGACTAACCATCAACAATAAACCGCCAGTAATCGCCATGCCCAAGCCAAGCCAGAAAATCCACGAAGCTTGATTTGGAGCACTGGTATCAGGCAAACCTGCTGGTGGATTACGATCAACCGCGATTGCCACAGGATTACTGGTGGTGCTTGATGAACCACCACTGCCATCGCTGGCAACTGCTTCAGCAATGTTGATACCTTGTTGACCGCTGACCGTGCCCGCCCGAATCTTGGTGGTGATGGCAATCGTAACGCTTTCGCCAGCTGCCAAATCGCCAACCGTCACCTTCACAGCTTGGCCTGTGGTTGTAGCGCTACCCTTGCTAGTTTGCACGCTAACAACTTCCAAGAAATCGAGAATGCGGTCGTTGACTACGACATTTGGTGCAGTTGAGCCACCAGTATTGCGCACCACAATTTTGAAAGTAATTAAATCGCCAACTTTGCCACTAGCTGGGCTAGCCGACTTTTCAACCACCAATTTTGAGCCTGCTGGCACTGGTGTTGGGCTAGGCGTAGGTGTACCTTCGCCACCAATTGTCACCGTAACCACATTACTTGAGGAGCTTGAACCACTGGCCGTATTGACAAACGCCACATTTTGGCCGATGGTGCCAGGCACTGTGCCAGCCCGTACCCGCGTGGTAATCGTCAAACTTACCGATTCGCCACTGGCCAATGTACCAACATCGGCGCGAACTTCTTGGCCGCTAAAGCTGGCAGTACCTTTGCTGCTGCTCGCTCCAACTACTTCCAAGAAATTAACCACACTATCGGTAATCACGACATTGGTTTGGGTTTGCGGCTGATCATTGGTAACATTAATTGAAAACGTCACCGTATCGCCGGGCAAGGCATTGCTTGGGCTAACAGCTTTGGTAATCGGCAGGTCAAAATCGGGGGTTGGGGTTGGCCCTGCGGTTTGACCATAGGCACGCCATGCGCCATCAAAGCCAAATAGCGCCAAACCCAAGCCAAGTACACAGAAAATGGTTCCCAGTACCCGCGTAAGGCGTTTGTGCATGGCTTGCTCCTTCTAAGCTATATCGAGGAAAAATGGCTACAAAAAAGGTTTTGATGAAAGCGATCATAGCGCTTTAGAATGAGCTTAAAGCCCAATATCCGTTTGATCGCCAAACTCTGAACTATCGATGAGCATACCACGCGCCATCAAACGCTGTCAAACCCTTTTGTGGGAAAAGTGCCAATTCTGTGGGGGATTTTTAGCGGGATTAAGCCAATCCGACCAGCCTGCCTGTGGTTGGTCGGATTAGCATTGATTTATTTGCGGCGGAAGAAGCCACGTTTGGGCTTATTTTGTTCTTCCAACTCATTGCGCAATGCACTAAAGTCGGCGGGAGCGATTGGTTGTGATGGTCGGCGTTCACCCAAATCGAGCACCGGATCACTGCTGACAGGCACATCCATTCCGCCCAGCCAATCGGGTAAGGGTTCTTCAACCCCAAAATCACTTGGTGGCGGCATGGTCAAATCGGTAGCATTCTCGCCTTCTTCGCGCAACCAATCGGGAATCGCATTAGGTTCTTCGCGTTCGGGCAGCATTTGGGCTGGCGCTGGCGCTGGATCGGGAATTCGCGTAAGCGCAGGAGCCATTTCAAACGGCAGCGGTTGATCATCATACTGCGGCGCATAGGGATTAAGTCCATCAACCACGCCCAATTGATTGAGCCATTGCCATTGTTGATTGCGGCTTGGGATATCGCTATTGCGCTGAGCTAAAGGCCGTGGGCGGGCATCAATCACCAAGCCCAATGCGCTGCCGGTAATCGCAGCCAAGCCAGTTTCGACGACTTCGCCTGGTAAATTTGCCCCAATTTGCACTTGTTTGGTTGGGCGTAAACGCAGGGTAGCGCGTTTGCCTAAGGCTAACGGCAAGCGTCGAATCTCGCCATGATGAATTTGCATGATAATCGGAGCGCCGCTAACGGGCACAAGTTCGACTTCCGCCACCAAATCGCCCAAACGCAATGAACTATTGATTGCCAAATAGCTGGCTAAAGCGCCATTGCGCAATACATCTTGTTCGAGCAAACAAAAACTTGCATCAGGATATTTCCAAGCAGTCGCGCCACACAAGGCCAGCAAGCCATCACGATCAAGGTAAATATCGCTAATCAGCAAGCTACGATCACGATATTGTTGCAAGCGCCCAAAATCCAGCCCATCCACGATGCTCAACAAAGTTTGAGCCGGATGCATGGTGTGGGTCAGTGCACCGCCAGTTGCAATAATCAAATCGCTCGCTAATTGCGGCTGTTCATCAAACAAATCTTTCGAGACAACGCGCAGGGCTTCGCGCACCAAGGCTTGTTCAATCAACAAACTTTCGCGGTCGATTGGCACAATTTGCGGGCGAACCAGTCGATTGAGCATATGTTCACGTAAAGCTGAATCGCTCATTTCAAACGGCAGCCAGCGCGTGATATTGCCAGCCCCAGCCCGATCAACTAAGCCGGCAATCCCATAGGCCGTGCCACAATTAGTTTCGACCGTAAGATGCAATTGCGTGCCATCGGAGGTATAGCCAGCGCTGGTCATCGCGCCAATATCAACAATCAAGGTATTGCGGCCATGATGTTTGGCGATAAAGCGCACCAATGGACCAAACCCATCGCTTGTACAACGAATCATATCGCTGCTCATCGCCCGCATCCGGTTGAAGCTTGGCAATTTTGGCAATACGCGATCGTTATAGGAACGAATTAACTCCAAACGTGCCGGCATTAATTGCTCAATCCCAATTGCTGGACGCACATTGGCGGTTGAGGTAATTGGGGCAATCGTTGAAAGGGCATCCTCGATGCCAACGAAGGCCGCCGTATTGCCCGCAAAAATCACATGAGCAAACTCACGCGAGTTAATTTGTTCACGGCGCAAAACCGTAAAGCCCAGCATGTGGGCCAAACGCTCAAGCGGCGCGGCATTACCACCATCGATGCCACCAGCCATCAACACCGTTGCAGCGGGCAAGCGCACTAAATTGGCCAATTGATAATCGATCCAGCTTTCGCCCTCGGCCAAATCGGGGTCACCATATTCATCGAGGGTTACCATATCGAGCACAGTCGTATAGCTCGAACGGGCCACCCGCCGCAAACTAGCACCAGTCGTATCATTCGAGATTGCGGCCAAGACAATTGGCAACGTGCCAGCAGCGCTGGTGGTTACGACCATGCCATCAACACCCGAACCATCGGCGCGATGGGGGGTCATCAAGCCATCGACATGGGCAATTGCCCGAAAGGTCAATTGCTCAATTTCGCGAATTGCCGTCAAAATACCTTGCCATGCATCAGCAATTGGTGGCTCTAGGGTTGAGAGCGCTTGGGCACGACCCAACAAACGGTACTCGCCTGCAACCAGTTCGAGCAGCGCCACGTGGGTAAACAACGTGCCAATATCAACGACAAGCAGTGCAGCAGGATCAGCGGTCGTCATATCAATCCTTTCGCAACCCCTAAGAGATCACGCCTATTTGCCGCAGCAAAAACTGGATTCGATCAATCAAGGCTGATTGATAGGTAATCAGTGTAGCGGCAAAGACCGCCCCCAAACTGAGCAAGAGCCACATCCGGCCAACTTTTGCCACCAAAGTGGGTTTTAAGGTTTCGCTATGATCGGCAGCATCAGGCGTAGCGGCCTTGCTAAAGCGAAACGACATCAGCACCAGCACAACCCCAATGACCAGTACGAGTTTGCCAATTGCTGCCCCTAAATCGCTGCCATCGGTAAAACTTGTGACTGAAAAGAACGATGCTTGTAATTGTGGCAGGAGCGTGCCTAGCAGGGTGCCAGCAATCGCCACGGCAGCAGCCACCCCAAACAACAGCGCCAACGGAATATTCGCTAGCCACGAGAGTTGTTGGGTGCGCAAACGGGTCAACAAGAGCAACCCAATCAGCACTGGAACAATAAATAACGCTGTGCCAACGCTATCAGGATTATCGAGCATATCACCGCTTGGCACAATAAAAATGGTTGTGACCACCACGGTTAAGGTATAGCCAAGCGCCAAACCAACAAACAAATATTGGCTGAATCGAAATAGTGGATTTTCGCCAAAAGCACGGCTGAGCACAATTAAGCTCAAACCAAAGGCGATCCAAGGGCCAAGCGTTGTCACTAGCTATTCCTCTTTCCACGGATACGCCGTTGCAACTGAAGCGCCCCACCAACCAACACCACCACAATCGTCGTGATCATGCCCAAACTGAGGGCGGTGATCGCGCCATTGGTATTTGTGGCACTCGAACGTAAGGCCATATATTGTTGTTCGCCAACCAAACCAGCCGCCGTATAAATCGCCGCTGGCGTGCCATTGACATTCACATCAACATACGGTTGGATTTGGGGTAAGACTTCATTGGTGGTTAAAATTGCGACTGGTAGAGCTGGTTCGCGTGACCAGAACTGCTCCATCCAGCGTTGGACATCGCCTGGCTCATCAGCAACCACAATCAATAAATCAAGATCTTTGGTCGTGGTAATTCGTGGGCGATCAAGCTGATTATTCGAATTCAGCTTTGACATAATCCGCAACAGATTGACATCAGCGCCCTCACGATTGAGCAGAAGATTGGCAATTGCGCCACGCAAATTACTGCCAAGTTGGGCAATTCCCAGTTCATTGCCTTTGACCCAACCAAGGTTCAAGTATTCGGCACCTTCACCAGTGTAGCCTGTAGTTGGATCAATAATCGGAAACTGGGCCGCCCGTTGGCTTGCCAGCAAACTACCTTCCGTATCAGTCGAAAGCAACAACATTGGCACTTTACGCTCGATTAGATGTTGGGAAATTGCTTGTTCTAACGGCCCCAACTCGGCGTTATGGCGCAAATCGCCTTCATAGGCAATCAACACCCGGCTTTCGGGATTGAGCGTTTCAACATAATTGTAGAGATCGCTGGTATTGCCACCAATCGTTAAAGCTTGGGTATTGATCGCCAAAAGATTTGGTACGAGTAAGCCAACTAGCAAACTTATCATCATCAAGCTGGCCACAATGCGCTGTGTGCCAATGCGTTGCCACCATGGCGCTAGCACCACAACAGGAGCCTCAGCAGGCTCTGGCAGTGGCTTTGTCACCAGTTCTTGCAACAAATGCATGGCCGAAACCCGCTCAGGTGTTCGGTTAAGCAATGCCGGCGGATCAGCATCAATCAAGCGGCGAGTGGTTGGGCTGGTTGCGGCAATCGCAGCTTCTGGTTCACCCAACACCCGCAACCAATCGGCTGATTCAGCCACAGCCGAAGCAGCTTCTTGCTCAACAACTGGGCTAGGTTCTTCTAACTTAACTGTTTGGCGTAACCACGCAGGCAAATCAACGCTACCCAACAAGGTATCATCTTGAGTTGCTTGGGCTGGCTCGTCGTCCAACAGCCATGAAGGCGAGCTACTTGGAATAACCGGAGCAGCACTGGCCGTTTTTGCCGGAATTTCAATATCTAAATCATCGCGCAACCATGCCGGAACATTGGCCCCTTCTGGATCATAACTTGGGGTTGCAGGTGCAATAGGTTCAGGTTTGCTTGGAGCTGGCGCAATCGGCGTTACATCATCTTGCAGCCAAGCTGGCACATTACCCGCAGGACTATCCAATTTGGTAGTTGGCAGATCTTCTTGCAACCACGAAGGTATTCCAGCAGCTTGATTATCGAGCTTAACCGTTGGCGCATCTTCATGCAACCAATTGGGAGTATCAATAGGCGCAGGAGCCGCTGGCGGCGCTGCATCTAAATCGGCTTTGAGCCATGCCGGAACATTATCGCTGACATCCTCAGGATCAAGCCGCACGGTTGGGCTGGCTTGGGGCAACTCGCTTGCATCCGCTTGCAGCCACGCCGGAATATCGCCACTCGCCGCTGGAGCTGCTGGCGGCGCGACATCTAAATCGGCTTTGAGCCATGCCGGAACATCATCGCCGGCACTCGCAGCTGGTGGCGCTGGCGGTGCTGCATCCGCTTGCAGCCACGTCGGAATATCACCACTCGCTGCCGGAGCCGCTGGCGGCGCAACATCCAAATCGGCTTTGAGCCATGCCGGAACATTATCGTCGGAATCCTCTGGATCAAGCCGCACGGTTGGGCTGGCTTGGGGCAACTCGCTTGCATCCGCTTGCAGCCACGTCGGAATATCACCACTCGCTGCCGAAGCCGCTGGCGACGCAACATCCAAATCGGCTTTGAGCCATGCCGGAACATTATCGTCGGAATCCTCTGGATCAAGCTGCACGGTTGGGCTAACTTGGGGCAATGCACCTGCATCCGCTTGCAGCCACGTCGGAATATCGCCACTCGCTGCCGGAGCCGCTGGTGGAGCGACATCTAAATCCCCACGCAACCACGCTGGCACATCATCGCCTGCGCTTGCTGCTGGTGGAACTGGCGGCGCTGATTCGGCTTGCAACCACGACGGTACATCGCCACTCGCTGCCGGAGCCGCTGGTGGAGCGACATCTAAATCGCCCCGTAACCATGCTGGAACATCATCGCCTGCGCTTACTACTGGCGACGCGGGTGATGCTGATTCGGCTTGCAGCCACGACGGTACATCGCCACTCGCTGCCGGAGCCGCTGGTGGGGCGACATCTAAATCCCCGCGTAACCACGCTGGGACATCATCGCCTGCGCTTGCTACTGGTGGGGCCGCCGGAGCTGCTTCGGCTTGCAGCCACGATGGCACATCGCCACTCGCTGCCGGAGCCGCTGGTGGAGCGACATCGAAATCGCCCCGTAACCACGCTGGCACATCATCACCCGCACTCGCTGCTGGAGTCGCTGGCGGTGCTGATTCGGCTTGCAGCCACGACGGCACATCACCACTCGCAGCTAGAGCCGCTGGCGGCGCGACATCTAAATCCCCACGCAACCACGCTGGGACATCATCGCCGGCACTCGCAGCTGGTGGTACTGGCGGAGATGCTTCGGCTTGCAGCCACGACGGCACATCGTTACTTGCTGCCGGAGCCGCTGGTGGCGCTGATTCGGATTGCAACCATGACGGCACATCGCCACTCGCTGCCGGAGCCGCTGGCGCTGGTGGATTTAATGGAGCAGTTGCAGGCTTGAGCCACGGCGGAACGTCATCGCTTGGGCCAGCGGCATCTAAATCGACCTCAGATAACTGCACCACTGGCGGCTCGGTATCAAAATCTTTGAGCCAATCGGGCAAGTTACCAGTCCCACCACGGCGGGCAATCACTGGCTCATCATTATCTTCAACGAATGAGGCAATGCCTGGTGGTGGAGCAGGTTCGCTTGGTCGCAACTGCTGCAACCAAGCTGGCATTGGCTCATCATCAGCATTAGCGCTTGGCTTGGGTGCTGGTGGAGCTGCGTCAGCCGAGCCTTGCAACCACGACGGCACATCAGCACTTGGCGCTACTGGCGGTGGTGCTGGGGTTGCTGGCAACGCTGGCTCTTGCAACCACGACGGCACATCAGCATTGGCACTTGGCTTGGGTGCTGCTGGTGGGGATGCTTCGACCGAGCCTTGCAACCATGACGGTACATCAGCATTGGCATTTTGCGCTGCTGGTGTTGCTGGCGGGGTTGCTGAACCTGATTGCAAATCGGATAACCAATTAGGTAAGGGTTGTTCGGAGCGTGGAGCAGTTGGCAATGGTTCGTCAGCAGGCAAGGCAGGAGCAGTTGCTTGCAAATCACGCAGCCATGGCGGCAGCTCCTCACTATTGGCGGGTGCTGATGGAATATTCGATGCTGGGGTTGGCGCTGCCGATTCTTGCAACCATGATGGGATAGCCTCAGCACTTGCAGCAACTGGCGGCGGCGGGCTTTCTTCTTGCAGCCATGGGGGTAGGCTCGATGTGCCGCGTTTGGCAGGCACAACCGTTTGTTGCTGATCAAGATCTTGCAGCCATGGTGGGAGATCATTGCTAGCGCTTGAGGTTGCAGCCAAAGGCGCTTGACATTGCCCACAAAATTGGCGATCAGGAGTATTGGGCGTGCCACAGCGAGGACAATTCATTGAGGCCGCCTCCTAGCGATCCAAATACGGGAGATCAATCCCGAGTAAGATGCGAATACTTGCAACAATAGCACCAATTGCCGCTCCAAAGATCAGACCGCGTAGGCCAGCCATCACAATGTAGCGTTGAATCCAGCCCAAGGTCTCGCCCAAATAGGGCAGGCCTGCGAGCAACGGCAATTGCAACACCAAAAATACCAAGGCAACACTGACCACAATCACTGCTTCACGCTGGCCAGCACCAAAGGCATGAATCGCCGCAGTTAAAGCAAAAAATGTCAGCAGGGCCAAGAGGCTAATGCTAATTGGAGCATAAACCCAGCGAATAACGTCTTGGAATAAACCTAATTCCAAGACATTGGCCCGACCTTGGGTCGTATAGCCATAGACTGCCAACGCAGGCGGGATAATCACCCCCAACAGCAGTGCGATACTATACCAGCGTTTGGGATCGGTTGAGGTTAAACGTTTAATATGATGAATAATAACATTGATTGAACCAGCAATCAGCGCAAATGCAGCAATAACGGTTGCCCAACTGAGCAAAACTTGGCTGCCATTATTAATACTGCCAATCCCAGGAAAAAGGCGATCAATTAAAACGAAAATACCGGCAACGCTGCCGATCAAAATAGGAATTAA comes from Chloroflexota bacterium and encodes:
- a CDS encoding DUF11 domain-containing protein, with translation MHKRLTRVLGTIFCVLGLGLALFGFDGAWRAYGQTAGPTPTPDFDLPITKAVSPSNALPGDTVTFSINVTNDQPQTQTNVVITDSVVNFLEVVGASSSKGTASFSGQEVRADVGTLASGESVSLTITTRVRAGTVPGTIGQNVAFVNTASGSSSSSNVVTVTIGGEGTPTPSPTPVPAGSKLVVEKSASPASGKVGDLITFKIVVRNTGGSTAPNVVVNDRILDFLEVVSVQTSKGSATTTGQAVKVTVGDLAAGESVTIAITTKIRAGTVSGQQGINIAEAVASDGSGGSSSTTSNPVAIAVDRNPPAGLPDTSAPNQASWIFWLGLGMAITGGLLLMVSRRRSVA
- a CDS encoding glutamate mutase L, which encodes MTTADPAALLVVDIGTLFTHVALLELVAGEYRLLGRAQALSTLEPPIADAWQGILTAIREIEQLTFRAIAHVDGLMTPHRADGSGVDGMVVTTSAAGTLPIVLAAISNDTTGASLRRVARSSYTTVLDMVTLDEYGDPDLAEGESWIDYQLANLVRLPAATVLMAGGIDGGNAAPLERLAHMLGFTVLRREQINSREFAHVIFAGNTAAFVGIEDALSTIAPITSTANVRPAIGIEQLMPARLELIRSYNDRVLPKLPSFNRMRAMSSDMIRCTSDGFGPLVRFIAKHHGRNTLIVDIGAMTSAGYTSDGTQLHLTVETNCGTAYGIAGLVDRAGAGNITRWLPFEMSDSALREHMLNRLVRPQIVPIDRESLLIEQALVREALRVVSKDLFDEQPQLASDLIIATGGALTHTMHPAQTLLSIVDGLDFGRLQQYRDRSLLISDIYLDRDGLLALCGATAWKYPDASFCLLEQDVLRNGALASYLAINSSLRLGDLVAEVELVPVSGAPIIMQIHHGEIRRLPLALGKRATLRLRPTKQVQIGANLPGEVVETGLAAITGSALGLVIDARPRPLAQRNSDIPSRNQQWQWLNQLGVVDGLNPYAPQYDDQPLPFEMAPALTRIPDPAPAPAQMLPEREEPNAIPDWLREEGENATDLTMPPPSDFGVEEPLPDWLGGMDVPVSSDPVLDLGERRPSQPIAPADFSALRNELEEQNKPKRGFFRRK